The region TATTTAGCTACGCAATAATATTCTTTCCAATATTTCGTATTCCCTTGGTATAAAATTTCTTCTTTATTTGATTTCCCTTCCACTACCCCATCTTGCTTATTTTCTTTGTCACTGCAAGCACTGATTGCCAAACCTCCAATGATACTTACAGCTCCTGCTTTTGTGGTTGTTTTGAGAAATTCGCGACGAGAGTTTTTTTTGTTTTCTTCTTCCAAATTTATCCCCTTGTTTTGATTTTGGGCTGACCCCATCACAAGGCTAAATTTTTAGCCTTGTGATGGGGTCAGTTTGAAAATATGCTTTCCTCTAAATTTAAAAATTCCTCTAAAATGTCGTTGATACGGGTGTACAAAAAGCAATCTTTTCTTTGGGCAATGGCCTTGCAAATAGGATTTTTTATCGGATAAATGCATTGAATAAATAATTCTTTGGCTAAATCAATTTCTTTTTCTTCTAAAAAGCGTCGCATTGCTACAAACAAAAATCCTAAATTTTCTTCACTTTCCTTAAGGAGTTCATCGTTTAAGAAATAATGACTTTTTTTGATAATTTCTTTGACTGCCACAAGACTTTTTCCTCCTATGCAGTTTTCTTGATAGTGAGAAATGTACAGATAAACGGGTTTTTTTTCTTCATTTGAAAAGGGTAGAGAAAAAAGGAGGGTAAATTCTGAAAGAAAATTTTTAATACCATTTTTTAGAAGCTCATTTTCTAAAAACAGGAAGTTTTCTAAATCACTTTCTTTGAGAGCAAAATTTTTTAAAATTGAAATTTGTTTTTTTAACAATTCCTGACGGTTTTTAAGGAGTTCGAATAAAAACAAACCGCTAAAAAAATCATAATATAAAATTCTTGCTTGAACGATTTTACTTTCGATTTGAATTTGGTGGGGAACTTCCATCGTATATTCTTTATTTTATTTTTCGTTGGTTTTGGTAAGCGTTATCTGTTGGTTGATAGATTTGAGACATTATAAACTTCCTGAATTGACTTATCCTATTATGTAAAATTTACATAACATAAAATCTTTACGCTATTTTGCCATTAAACTTGAAAAATGTTATTATAATCGATAGTTTATAAACATTTTAGGGTATTAATGAGTAATTTTGATACATAGATTTTAGAATTTTGTTTCGATTGTTTTATGGGCTCTTAGTTGTATGTGCTGATCAATAAAAGTCGCAAATACCTCTTGTGAGTCAAAAAGGTTAAAATTAGAATGCTTTCAGGGCTTTAAATTTTAATATTGGCTTTAAACTCGCATTGCCCTCATAGCGTTTGCCAATGCAATCAAAGCAACTCCGACATCACCAAAAACAGCTTCCCATAACGTTGCTAAACCAAAAAGTCCCAGCACGATAAAAATTGTTTTCACACCTAAGGCAAAAATAATGTTTTGCCAGATGATTTTTTTTGTTTTTTTGGCGATTTTAAATGCTTTTGCGACTGATGTGATTGAATTGTTAGTGATGATAATATCTGCGCTTTCTTTGCTCACATCACTTGCGCTACCCATACTGATACCTGCATCTGCACTTGCTAAAGTCGGAGCATCGTTGATGCCATCGCCTACAAAGATTGTTTTTCCCTGATGTGATTTTTTGAATTCTTCAAACTTTTGGGCTTTTTCTTCAGGTAAAAGATTGGCATAATAGCCGCAATGCAACATATCAGCTACTTTTTTGGTCGCATAGTTGTTGTCCCCACTTAAAATGCATATATTTTCAATTCCTAGATCTTTTAGTTCTTGAATGCCTTTTTGGGTGTCATCTTTGAGTTCATCAGAAATGATAATATGCCCGATATATTTTCCGTTTGTAGCAATATGAACGACAGTGCCTTCAATGTCACATTGATTATGGGGAATGTCGAATTTGTGTAAAATCTTATCATTGCCTGCAATAATAAGATCTGCATTGCATTTTGCTTTAATTCCGTGCCCGCTTATTTCTTCATATTCTTCTATATGATGAACGTGATGATCTTTATAGGCTGCTTTAATGGAGATGGCAATGGGATGATTGGAGAGGGCTTGGGAGCAATTTGCATATTTTAGAATGTCTTCTTTTGAAAATCCTTTCTCAGGAACTATTTCAGTAACTTTAAATACTCCTTTTGTCAGCGTACCAGTTTTATCAAAAGCAATATTTTTTACTTGAGCTAAAGTTTCCAAATTATTGGCACCTTTGATAAGAATCCCATTTTTGCTTGCTGCACCAATCCCTCCAAAATAACCCAAAGGTATTGAAATCACTAAAGCACACGGACAACTTACCATTAAAACAACTAACCCCCGATAAATCCAATCATTAAAACTTCCATATCCAGCTAATGGGGGAAGTATTGCCACTAGTATGGCAATGAAAAATACTATTGGGGTATAGTATTTGGCAAATACCGTGATGAATTTTTCAGTCCGAGATTTTTTGTTTGCAGCAGTTTGAACGAGTTCAATGATTTTTGCTACTGAAGAGTCTTCATAAAGTTTTTCTACCGAAATTTCAAGCATACCATCAAGATTGATACTTCCCCCTAAGACTTTTTTGCCAGCTTTAACGCTTAAGGGGATAGATTCTCCTGTAAGGGCTCTTTGATCTAGGGTGCTTTTTCCTTTCAATACGATGCCATCTGTAGGTATTTTTTCACCTGCTTTTACGATTAAAATATCATTGATTTTGAGTTGCTGTGGAGTTGTTTGAATGATTTTGTCATTTTGTTTGATATAAGCAACATTTGGGGCTACATCAAGGAGGGCTTTGATAGAATTTTTTGATCGAGAGACAGCAAAATCTTGTAAAAATTCTCCTGCGGCAAAAAATACCATTACTGATACTGCTTCCTCATAAGCTCCGATAAAAAAGGCTGCGATTGTGGCTGAGAGCATCAATACATTTTCATCAAAAATTTGTCCTCTTTTAAAATTATGATAAGCCCCTAAAAAAACTTCTTTTCCAGAGTAAAGATAAACGCCTCCAAGTAAAATATAAGCGAGGATATGCAGAGATTTCAAGTCTGAAAAGTGGAGTAGAAGAATTCCTGCAAAAAATAAAACAATAATACTGATGATAGGCAAAAAACTGATTTTTTTCGACTCGACTTTTTCTTGGATAGGAGAAATTTCAAGATTGAGTTTTTTAAGAAAATCTCGCGTTTTTTCAAAATCACTAGTTTCTAAAAAAAGAGTATTTGTGCTAAAAGAAACTCGAACGCTTTTAACATAGGGCAACTTTTGGAGTTCGCGTTCTATTTTTTCAGCACTATCTACGCAACCTATATCTTGGATGTAATACTTTTGCATTTTAACCTCAAAAAAATGATAACTATTATTATACTATCATATTAAGTCGTCAATTTAACACAAATTTGTTTAAAACAATATAAACTTATTGCTTTAAATTTTCAATCAAAAAAGTTTAGGATTGTTGGAAATATGACTAGAATTATCAAGATCTTCTGTAGCTTAAAGCTTCAAGAATATGATTTTTTTTAATCGTTTCATTATTTTCCAAATCTGCAATCGTCCTAGAAAGCTTTTTGATTTTATTTACGGAGCGTTCTGAAAATCCAAATCGAGAAATTGCTTGAGAAAGAAGATTTTGAGCATCAGATTCAAGCACACAGAAGCGATTGATTTCTTTTTCATCTAATTTACCATTAAGATTTTTTTGTCCTCGCAATATTTGGATTTTGAAAGCATTAAAAACTTGTTGTTGCATTTCTTTGGAAGAAATGCTTGGTTTGGCATTTTCTTCCGTTTCATTCATTTGGACAAATAAATCAATCCGATCCATAAAGGGCTCGCTCAAACGATTTTTATAAGAGATAATTTCTTTATCTTGGCAGCGACAAGTTTTGTGCTTGCTTAAGAGATTTCCGCAGGGACAGGGATTTTGCGCCCCTATGAAGAGAAAAGAAGTGTCATATTGGATTTTACTATGAACTCTAGAGACAATAAGCTGATTATTTTCCAATGGTTCGCGCAGAGACTCAAGAATATCTTTTTTAAAATGAGGCAGTTCGTCAAAAAATAAAATTCCATTGTGTGCTAAAGCGATTTCCCCAGGTTTAGAATCTGTTTGGGTTGCAGAACCTAAGATGCTTGATTTTGAAGCGTTTTGATGGGGATTTCTAAAGCTTCGTAAGGGACTATAGCAAGCTTCTTGCCCGCTAAGAGTTTGGAGTTTGACAGAGTTGATCATATCTTTGATTGTGAGTGGGGGCAAGATATATTTCATTCGTTTTGCAATCATACTTTTGCCACATCCCGGACTGCCTTCAAAAATGATGTTATGAAAACCGCTTGCAGCTATTAAGGCTGCTCTTTTGGCAATTTTTTGACCTTTGACTTCAGAAAAGTCAAGTTCAAAATCATTTGGATAATAGTAGCGTTCGTTTTTAATTTCAAAGGAGGCAAAACCCAAATCTTTAGAATAGGTATCAGGGACTGGATCTTCTTGTTTGATGATCTCTAAGGCTTCGTTAATATGATCGGCATAATAGAAATTTAAATTTGGAATCAAGCAAAACAAATCTTTGCCTCCTTTTGGCACAATCACGTTTGCTTGTGGTGATAAAAGAGCTATGTCAAGAAGTAGAGGATAGATATTGTCGTTGTATTTTATTTTGCCATCAAGACCTAGTTCGCCAAATGCAAACCATTTTTTAGGTGCAATGTTTTCTTTTTGTAAGACGATTAAAATTGCAATTGGTAGATCGAAATGACTGCCATTTTTAGGGAGATCTGATGGCGATAGATTGACAATGATTTTTAAGGGAGGGAAAGAGAAGCCGTTATTTTGGAGGGCTGAATGGATTCTTTGTCTTGCTTCTTGAATGGCATTATTTACAAGACCTGAAATTACAAATCCAGGAAGCGATCGACTAAACGTTACTTCGACTTCGACAATTTTTGCAGATATTCCAGACTTAGTAGCGCATAAAATTTTATTAACCATTTTTGAATGCTTTTTGAGAGATTATTTGGATTCCTTTTGGATTTTTTTGAGTTCTTTTTCAAATTTTTTGCGTTTCAAGATAGGAAGTTTATCAACGAATAAAATCCCATTAAGATGGTCGATTTCGTGCTGGATAGCAATGCTTAAAAGACCTTCACCCTGAAGTATTTTTTTATTTCCGAAGCGATCTTGATAAGCAAGGGTAATTTTTTCAAATCGATCAATTTCTTCATAAAACTCAGGTATAGATAAACAACCTTCGTTCCATTTTAGAGAGCCTTCTTTTTTCAAAAATACAGGATTGATGATTTCAAGGAGATCTTCTTGATATTGTTCATTATCATCTCTAGGGATATTGATAAGAAGCACTCGTTTTTGGACTCCTACTTGAATGGCAGCAAGTCCGACCCCATTTTTTGAATTCATTGTTTCATACATATTATCTAAAAGGCGATGTAAATCTTCATCAAAATTTTTGACTTCTTGGGATATTTTTCTGAGTGTTGGATTGGGATATTTTAGAACTTCTAAAATAGCCATTATTCCTCATCCTGTGGAAAAATTTTATAATCCATCTTCTCATCAAGAGCCATTGTTAAGGCAGAAAGAGCTGAATTTAAGGATTCTTCAGAATTTCTTTGGGGAGAAATTTTGGCAATTCCTACAGAGACATTTAGGGAAATATCTCTATCTCCCAAAAATATGTTTGTTGTTCTTACGGAGTTAATGAATCTATCTGCTGCTTTTATGGCACTTTCAAGGTCAGAGTATTTTAATCCGATACCAAATATTCCATCTCCAAGATACCCGATAATATCGCTTCTTCTTGAAGTTTTTAAAAGTAATTTTGCAATATTTTTGAGCAGAATCATTTGGGTTGATTTTTTGTCAATGTCTTGTTGGATTTTTTTAGATAATGCCATTACTAAAACACTTGAGGAATGGGTAAATTCCTCCATTAGTTTGGTTTCTTTTTCAATCAAGCTTATAAAATAGCGTTTGTTATAAATTCCAAAACGCGAATCATAAATTGTATTTTGGTTGATATCTGAAATAACTTTAGCAGTTTTTTGATAAAGATCTTTGATTTGAGAGAGCTGTGATGAAGTGATGGAATTGATTTTGTCAATATCTTTTACAAAAATAGCAATAGCATTTGAAAGAGCTATTTTGTTATCAATTTTTTCAATATTTTTGGTGTGTTTATCAGTGATAGTTTGCATTAATTGTAAGTTTTTATAAAGCACTGCAATGATATCTAGGATTTGTTTGATATTTTTAAACCCATCTTCCATATTTTTTTCAAAAGAAATAGCACGATCTTCGCCAATGGATTGGAGATCCATAACGTTTTGAATTTTTTCTTTAAAAGAAGATTCTTCTTTTTCAAGCAAGCGTTCAAAATAAAGCTGATAATTTGCTGGAAGTGGAGGAAGATCTTCTTCTTCAAGCTTTTTTAAGGTATCTTGGGCAATTTCGTTTGCTTTTCCTGCTACTTGATCCTCAAGAATATATTCACTATTATTTTCATTTGATTGGGGAATTTCAGGATCTAGTTTTCCAAAGAAAATATTGCTTCCAAATTCAGGGGTTTCTTCTTTTATTTTTCCCATTAGAGCCTCTTCAATTTCATTTTAGACTTTTTTCAAGAACTTTATCAATAATACCATATTCTTTGGCTTCTTGTGCGCTCATAAAAAAATCTCTTTCGGTATCTTGAGAGATTTTTTTGAGTGTCTGAGAAGTATTTTTAGCCATAATTTCATTCAAAATACTTTTAAGACGTAAGATTTCTTTGGCTTGAATTTCAATATCTGTGGCTTGCCCTTGAGCCCCTCCTAGAGGTTGATGGATCATAATCCTAGAGTGAGGCAATGAATATCTTTTGCCTTTTGTCCCACAACTTAAAAGAAAAGCACCTGCTGAAGCGGCTTGTCCGATACAGATTGTGCAAATGTCGGGGCGGATATAATTCATCGTGTCATAAATACTGAATGCACTTGTGATGACACCTCCAGGAGAATTGATGTAAAGATTAATATCTTTTTCAGGGTCTTCAGCCTCTAAAAATAACAGCTGCGCTACTATAGAAGAGGCCACTGCATCATCGATTTCTCCGCTTAAGAGAATGATACGATCTTTAAGAAGTCGTGAGTAAATATCATAACTTCTCTCTCCTCTACCGGTTTTTTCGATTACATAAGGAATATAATTCATTACTCCGCCTTGGGTTTTGGTTTTTTAACAGATTTTTGTGTCTTTGAAGAGGGAGATTCTGGAGTAGTCGCCTCTTTTGAAGATTTTGTTTTTGAAGTTTCTTCAAACTTTTTATCTAAAAGATGAGCAAGTATCTTGTCTTCCACCATTGCCATTTTTATGGCTGGAAGCATATTATTTTGTTTGTAGTATTCAATGACATCTTTTGGATTCTGGCGATTCATCATTGACTCATAATAGATAGTTTGAAATACTTCGTTATCTTCGACGCTAATGTTTTCTTGTTTGGCTAGAGCATCCACGATAAAGGTTATTTTTACGCTTTTTTTAGCATCTTCTCGGAAGCTTTCGCGTTTTTCCTGAGCTTTCTTAGGGTCTGATTTAAGCTCTTCAAGTTCTTTGGGATCAAGGATATTTAATGAATTCCTAAAAAGCAAATCCATTTCTTGCTCTATGATTAAGTCTGGAAGATCGAAATGAATCTTTTTGTCAAGATTCTC is a window of Helicobacter sp. 12S02232-10 DNA encoding:
- a CDS encoding heavy metal translocating P-type ATPase, whose product is MQKYYIQDIGCVDSAEKIERELQKLPYVKSVRVSFSTNTLFLETSDFEKTRDFLKKLNLEISPIQEKVESKKISFLPIISIIVLFFAGILLLHFSDLKSLHILAYILLGGVYLYSGKEVFLGAYHNFKRGQIFDENVLMLSATIAAFFIGAYEEAVSVMVFFAAGEFLQDFAVSRSKNSIKALLDVAPNVAYIKQNDKIIQTTPQQLKINDILIVKAGEKIPTDGIVLKGKSTLDQRALTGESIPLSVKAGKKVLGGSINLDGMLEISVEKLYEDSSVAKIIELVQTAANKKSRTEKFITVFAKYYTPIVFFIAILVAILPPLAGYGSFNDWIYRGLVVLMVSCPCALVISIPLGYFGGIGAASKNGILIKGANNLETLAQVKNIAFDKTGTLTKGVFKVTEIVPEKGFSKEDILKYANCSQALSNHPIAISIKAAYKDHHVHHIEEYEEISGHGIKAKCNADLIIAGNDKILHKFDIPHNQCDIEGTVVHIATNGKYIGHIIISDELKDDTQKGIQELKDLGIENICILSGDNNYATKKVADMLHCGYYANLLPEEKAQKFEEFKKSHQGKTIFVGDGINDAPTLASADAGISMGSASDVSKESADIIITNNSITSVAKAFKIAKKTKKIIWQNIIFALGVKTIFIVLGLFGLATLWEAVFGDVGVALIALANAMRAMRV
- a CDS encoding YifB family Mg chelatase-like AAA ATPase, which gives rise to MVNKILCATKSGISAKIVEVEVTFSRSLPGFVISGLVNNAIQEARQRIHSALQNNGFSFPPLKIIVNLSPSDLPKNGSHFDLPIAILIVLQKENIAPKKWFAFGELGLDGKIKYNDNIYPLLLDIALLSPQANVIVPKGGKDLFCLIPNLNFYYADHINEALEIIKQEDPVPDTYSKDLGFASFEIKNERYYYPNDFELDFSEVKGQKIAKRAALIAASGFHNIIFEGSPGCGKSMIAKRMKYILPPLTIKDMINSVKLQTLSGQEACYSPLRSFRNPHQNASKSSILGSATQTDSKPGEIALAHNGILFFDELPHFKKDILESLREPLENNQLIVSRVHSKIQYDTSFLFIGAQNPCPCGNLLSKHKTCRCQDKEIISYKNRLSEPFMDRIDLFVQMNETEENAKPSISSKEMQQQVFNAFKIQILRGQKNLNGKLDEKEINRFCVLESDAQNLLSQAISRFGFSERSVNKIKKLSRTIADLENNETIKKNHILEALSYRRS
- the def gene encoding peptide deformylase — encoded protein: MAILEVLKYPNPTLRKISQEVKNFDEDLHRLLDNMYETMNSKNGVGLAAIQVGVQKRVLLINIPRDDNEQYQEDLLEIINPVFLKKEGSLKWNEGCLSIPEFYEEIDRFEKITLAYQDRFGNKKILQGEGLLSIAIQHEIDHLNGILFVDKLPILKRKKFEKELKKIQKESK
- a CDS encoding diguanylate cyclase: MGKIKEETPEFGSNIFFGKLDPEIPQSNENNSEYILEDQVAGKANEIAQDTLKKLEEEDLPPLPANYQLYFERLLEKEESSFKEKIQNVMDLQSIGEDRAISFEKNMEDGFKNIKQILDIIAVLYKNLQLMQTITDKHTKNIEKIDNKIALSNAIAIFVKDIDKINSITSSQLSQIKDLYQKTAKVISDINQNTIYDSRFGIYNKRYFISLIEKETKLMEEFTHSSSVLVMALSKKIQQDIDKKSTQMILLKNIAKLLLKTSRRSDIIGYLGDGIFGIGLKYSDLESAIKAADRFINSVRTTNIFLGDRDISLNVSVGIAKISPQRNSEESLNSALSALTMALDEKMDYKIFPQDEE
- the clpP gene encoding ATP-dependent Clp endopeptidase proteolytic subunit ClpP yields the protein MNYIPYVIEKTGRGERSYDIYSRLLKDRIILLSGEIDDAVASSIVAQLLFLEAEDPEKDINLYINSPGGVITSAFSIYDTMNYIRPDICTICIGQAASAGAFLLSCGTKGKRYSLPHSRIMIHQPLGGAQGQATDIEIQAKEILRLKSILNEIMAKNTSQTLKKISQDTERDFFMSAQEAKEYGIIDKVLEKSLK